One region of Candidatus Polarisedimenticolaceae bacterium genomic DNA includes:
- a CDS encoding lysylphosphatidylglycerol synthase transmembrane domain-containing protein, translated as MTSVIRGVLGTLLAAALIYWVLRGIDPKDLRSSLAAASWWLLALAAIVNFSHNAFRVLRWRWLLEPTRHAVPFRPMFAAVILGYMTTLAGGRIGELVRPALLSAREKLPLGPTMGTIVTDRLLDGFSIVALFAIGSALASFAPSALPMAAKIRAGAWIAFACVVVGLVALALLSTAVARGRRWLAGRSALVRWIGGAILGFAEGAAALRSLRRLVPIVFASVAAWFTIAVGTWLGIRSVGAAVSLSDVFVLMPLLAAGIAIPTPGAAGGYHATMKFGLTTLFGVDPTLAAGAGVLMHLAIAIPIFVAGMILLKTEKISWSDMVAAAKQVRTLGHLETAEAAP; from the coding sequence ATGACGTCGGTGATCCGCGGTGTTCTCGGCACGCTCCTCGCGGCGGCGCTCATATATTGGGTTCTTCGCGGGATCGACCCCAAGGACTTGCGGAGCAGCCTCGCGGCCGCGTCGTGGTGGCTCCTTGCCCTCGCCGCGATCGTCAACTTCTCGCATAACGCGTTCCGGGTCCTTCGTTGGCGCTGGCTCCTGGAGCCGACGCGCCATGCGGTCCCGTTCCGTCCGATGTTCGCTGCGGTGATCCTCGGCTACATGACGACCCTCGCCGGCGGCCGCATCGGAGAGCTCGTACGACCCGCCCTCCTCTCGGCGCGCGAGAAGCTGCCGCTCGGCCCGACGATGGGGACGATCGTCACCGATCGGCTCCTGGATGGCTTCAGCATCGTCGCCCTCTTCGCGATCGGCAGTGCGCTGGCCTCGTTCGCGCCTTCGGCGTTGCCGATGGCGGCGAAGATCCGGGCCGGCGCTTGGATCGCGTTCGCGTGCGTCGTCGTCGGCCTCGTCGCGCTAGCGCTCCTCTCGACCGCGGTCGCGCGCGGGCGGCGGTGGCTCGCGGGCCGGTCTGCGCTGGTCCGATGGATCGGTGGCGCGATCCTCGGCTTCGCCGAAGGGGCTGCCGCGCTCCGTTCGTTGCGCCGGCTCGTTCCCATCGTGTTCGCGAGCGTCGCCGCGTGGTTCACGATCGCCGTCGGAACCTGGCTCGGGATCCGGTCGGTCGGGGCGGCGGTGAGCTTGTCGGACGTCTTCGTCCTCATGCCGCTCCTCGCCGCGGGGATCGCGATCCCGACGCCGGGCGCGGCCGGCGGCTATCACGCCACGATGAAGTTCGGGCTGACGACGCTCTTCGGCGTCGATCCGACCTTGGCGGCCGGCGCGGGGGTGCTCATGCACCTCGCGATCGCGATTCCGATCTTCGTGGCGGGCATGATCCTCCTCAAGACCGAGAAGATCTCGTGGTCGGACATGGTCGCGGCGGCGAAGCAGGTACGTACGCTCGGGCACCTGGAAACGGCCGAGGCGGCCCCGTGA
- a CDS encoding YIP1 family protein, which translates to MTDFPPYEPPPPPPPAPPAPPEALPWEAPNAGLGSIFPTAGEFLAHPVLAYRKMSKTADLVRPIAFFVAFVLLGTILGQIWQLLLWNQVMELIHRFNFIPEQFQSLIHRPGAIQIAVGLVVAPLIYLVVLFIWSAAIHVGLAALGGAPEGFATTLRVICYARTADVGLAIPLLGGLVTFVWRRVLEVVGLAQAHRTDAWKALLAVIFPMVFCCLCMVAGVFAFGAAIGQALQQMK; encoded by the coding sequence GTGACCGACTTCCCCCCGTACGAGCCGCCGCCACCGCCTCCTCCCGCGCCGCCCGCGCCGCCCGAGGCCTTGCCGTGGGAGGCCCCCAACGCCGGCCTCGGCTCGATCTTCCCGACCGCCGGCGAGTTCCTCGCGCACCCGGTACTCGCGTACCGCAAGATGAGCAAGACGGCGGATCTGGTCCGTCCGATCGCCTTTTTCGTTGCGTTCGTGCTGCTGGGAACGATTCTCGGGCAGATCTGGCAGCTCCTGCTTTGGAACCAAGTGATGGAGCTGATCCATCGCTTCAATTTCATCCCGGAGCAGTTCCAATCGCTGATCCACCGTCCCGGCGCGATCCAGATCGCGGTCGGTCTCGTCGTCGCGCCGCTGATCTATCTCGTCGTCCTCTTCATCTGGAGCGCCGCCATCCATGTCGGCCTGGCGGCGTTGGGCGGAGCTCCGGAAGGGTTCGCGACCACGCTCCGCGTGATCTGCTACGCCCGCACGGCGGACGTCGGGCTCGCGATCCCGCTCCTGGGAGGGCTCGTCACCTTCGTTTGGCGCCGTGTCCTCGAGGTCGTCGGTCTCGCTCAGGCGCACCGAACCGACGCTTGGAAGGCGCTCCTGGCCGTGATCTTCCCGATGGTCTTCTGCTGCCTGTGCATGGTCGCCGGCGTGTTCGCCTTCGGCGCGGCGATCGGGCAGGCCCTTCAACAGATGAAATGA
- a CDS encoding NFACT RNA binding domain-containing protein has translation MDNLVLHRLALDLSAEVAGAVLSQARQEAADRFRLVFARDDASFSLLISLDPETPWIGTPALPWEGPRWTPDAPVATLAKRIAGLRIAHVHKPRLDRSVRLEADDGSGLVIELQPHASNLVLLGPGGVIEIVVRSRQRSAERLSAGIPWAPPSCPPGRSDPLEATAADLDSGLERFLGLGPTAPALARAEASRSGRPFGEVLAGRLAEVREGRSDVVAVGPEPLRQAIESATLVVPAFRLLPWRPANEDEGHVFEERTPLLTAGLFHDGVEAVGRLCRRVAALQRIVRGEIRKAVETGARVDSERARFEAPDELARRAEAILAGLTVAERVKDGVAVPDPYDPAGAPIVVAVPPGVPLPAAANDLFRKSRRARRGLEAVAERSAALSRRALRLEAIAGRAQTARTADDAAALEEAMRGEGIAVGIARATRAGRAADRLEAPRIAGVRVITSSDGWSILVGKTARDNDRLTFKLASPDDLWLHAAGTTGAHVVVKAAGRGDVPDATLREAAQAAAWFSDARSQGAVEVHWARRKHVRRAGGAAGRVVLKRFETLRVRAVPPSERK, from the coding sequence GTGGACAATCTCGTCCTCCATCGCCTCGCTCTCGACCTGTCGGCGGAGGTGGCTGGAGCTGTTCTCTCCCAGGCCCGCCAAGAAGCTGCCGATCGTTTCCGGCTGGTTTTCGCCCGCGACGATGCATCGTTCTCCCTCCTTATCTCACTGGATCCGGAGACTCCGTGGATCGGCACACCGGCTCTGCCCTGGGAGGGGCCGAGATGGACACCGGACGCACCGGTGGCCACCCTGGCCAAGCGGATCGCCGGGCTGCGCATCGCGCACGTTCACAAGCCGCGGCTCGACCGTAGCGTCCGGCTCGAGGCGGACGACGGCAGCGGCCTGGTCATCGAGCTGCAACCCCACGCCTCGAACCTGGTCCTACTCGGTCCCGGTGGCGTCATCGAGATCGTCGTCCGGTCGCGTCAAAGGTCGGCGGAGCGGCTGAGCGCCGGGATCCCCTGGGCACCCCCGTCGTGCCCGCCCGGTCGATCCGATCCGCTCGAGGCCACTGCGGCCGATCTCGACAGTGGGCTCGAGCGCTTCCTCGGTCTCGGTCCCACCGCACCGGCGCTCGCCCGTGCGGAAGCCTCGCGCTCCGGGCGGCCGTTCGGCGAGGTGCTCGCGGGACGGCTCGCCGAGGTCAGGGAGGGGAGGAGCGACGTCGTCGCGGTCGGTCCCGAGCCGCTCCGGCAGGCGATCGAGTCCGCGACGTTGGTCGTCCCCGCCTTCCGGCTTCTCCCCTGGCGGCCGGCAAACGAGGATGAGGGTCACGTCTTCGAGGAACGCACGCCGCTCCTGACGGCAGGGCTTTTCCACGACGGCGTCGAGGCGGTCGGACGCCTCTGCCGCCGCGTTGCGGCGCTCCAGCGCATCGTCCGTGGCGAGATTCGGAAAGCGGTCGAGACCGGCGCCCGCGTCGACTCCGAGCGGGCGCGCTTCGAAGCGCCGGACGAGCTAGCCCGCCGAGCCGAAGCGATCCTGGCCGGGCTGACCGTCGCCGAACGGGTGAAGGACGGCGTGGCGGTTCCGGACCCCTACGACCCTGCCGGCGCGCCCATCGTCGTCGCCGTTCCTCCCGGAGTTCCGCTTCCGGCGGCGGCGAACGACCTCTTCCGCAAGAGCAGGCGCGCGCGACGCGGGCTCGAGGCGGTCGCCGAGCGGTCCGCGGCGCTCTCGAGGCGGGCCTTGCGGCTCGAGGCGATTGCCGGACGCGCGCAGACCGCGCGCACCGCGGACGACGCCGCGGCGCTCGAGGAGGCGATGCGCGGGGAAGGGATCGCCGTCGGAATCGCGCGGGCGACCCGCGCGGGGCGCGCCGCGGACCGGCTGGAAGCGCCTCGCATCGCGGGGGTCCGTGTGATCACGAGCAGCGACGGTTGGAGCATCCTCGTCGGGAAAACGGCACGAGACAACGACCGTCTCACCTTCAAGCTCGCGTCGCCCGACGATCTCTGGCTCCACGCCGCCGGGACGACCGGCGCGCACGTCGTCGTGAAGGCGGCCGGTCGCGGCGACGTTCCGGACGCGACGCTGCGCGAGGCGGCGCAGGCCGCGGCCTGGTTCAGCGATGCGCGCAGTCAGGGGGCGGTCGAAGTCCACTGGGCCCGCCGGAAGCACGTCCGGCGCGCCGGCGGCGCGGCGGGCCGTGTCGTTCTCAAGCGATTCGAGACCCTCCGCGTTCGTGCCGTCCCCCCGAGCGAGAGGAAATGA
- a CDS encoding sigma-54 dependent transcriptional regulator, with protein sequence MGDRILVVDDESGAREGLRRLLEAWGYESAAASSADEALTRIERDRPSAIITDLVMPGIDGLEFVRQLREQHGIPVIVFSGQGTIEAAVEAVKLGALDFLEKPVEPGRLKILLEKFAGTRELMNENRRLRAELRERGAFGRLRGGSEAIRAVYRQIEQVAPSTLSVLIVGESGTGKELVAQTLHDLSPRKKNEFVAINCAAIPATLLESEIFGHERGAFTGAMQRKIGCFEMAHRGTLFLDEISEMDELLQAKLLRVLQEQKFRRVGGRDVIESDVRVLTATNRDPMTAMAEGKLREDLYYRLNVFTIVLPPLRERGEDVPMLARYFAEEYAARNGTPVSPMDPRALELLCAHTWPGNIRELKNSIERAALLAGGRPILPQHLPIEVQRAGASRVQVSPASAESAPQAVASNADVVSLPVGATMDDAEREMIRQTLSHTNGNKTRAAKILGISLKTMHNKVKKFEL encoded by the coding sequence ATGGGCGACCGAATCCTTGTCGTAGATGACGAATCCGGGGCCCGCGAAGGGCTCCGCCGGCTCCTCGAGGCCTGGGGGTACGAGTCCGCGGCGGCGTCGTCGGCGGACGAAGCGCTGACCCGGATCGAGCGGGATCGCCCCAGCGCGATCATCACCGACCTCGTGATGCCGGGGATCGACGGTCTCGAGTTCGTCCGGCAGCTCCGGGAGCAGCACGGGATCCCGGTCATCGTGTTCTCCGGCCAGGGAACGATCGAGGCCGCGGTCGAGGCGGTGAAGCTCGGCGCGCTCGACTTCCTCGAGAAGCCGGTCGAGCCCGGGCGGCTGAAGATCCTCCTCGAGAAGTTCGCCGGGACCCGCGAGCTGATGAACGAGAACCGGCGCCTGCGCGCCGAGCTGCGCGAGCGCGGAGCCTTCGGCAGGCTACGCGGCGGGTCCGAGGCGATCCGGGCGGTCTATCGTCAGATCGAACAGGTTGCGCCGTCGACCCTCTCGGTGCTCATCGTGGGCGAGAGCGGGACAGGCAAGGAGCTCGTCGCTCAGACGCTCCACGATCTCTCGCCGCGCAAGAAGAACGAGTTCGTCGCGATCAACTGCGCGGCGATCCCGGCGACGCTCCTCGAGAGCGAGATCTTCGGACACGAGAGGGGCGCGTTCACGGGCGCCATGCAGCGCAAGATCGGCTGCTTCGAGATGGCGCACCGCGGAACGCTCTTCCTCGACGAGATCTCCGAGATGGACGAGCTCCTCCAGGCAAAGCTGCTCCGCGTCCTCCAGGAGCAGAAGTTCCGCCGCGTCGGCGGGAGGGACGTCATCGAGTCGGACGTGCGGGTGCTCACCGCGACGAACCGCGATCCGATGACGGCGATGGCGGAAGGGAAGCTTCGCGAGGATCTCTATTACCGGCTGAACGTGTTCACCATCGTGCTGCCTCCGCTCCGCGAGCGCGGCGAGGACGTTCCGATGCTCGCGCGCTACTTCGCGGAGGAATACGCGGCGCGCAACGGGACGCCCGTCTCTCCGATGGATCCCCGCGCGCTCGAGTTGCTGTGCGCTCACACCTGGCCCGGGAACATTCGCGAGCTGAAGAATTCGATCGAGCGCGCGGCGCTCCTCGCCGGCGGGCGCCCGATCCTCCCGCAGCATCTGCCGATCGAGGTCCAACGAGCGGGCGCCTCGCGGGTCCAGGTCTCGCCTGCGTCGGCCGAGTCCGCGCCTCAGGCGGTCGCCTCGAACGCCGACGTCGTCTCGCTCCCGGTCGGCGCGACGATGGACGACGCCGAGCGCGAGATGATCCGCCAGACGCTGTCCCACACGAATGGCAACAAGACCCGTGCCGCGAAGATCCTGGGCATCTCGCTCAAGACCATGCACAACAAGGTCAAGAAGTTCGAGCTGTGA
- a CDS encoding ATP-binding protein, giving the protein MRVPLSLRIFVLNAAFTVGVGALAFVMVRESFQTYYRSWEQSLATRPAEQLFEGTANEIARALLLRLEREPEVKDRDGDRIVMGLNAILREIPSIRSFLVVDRDKRIQYANDPSVVDLAFTGPERSSLFASDQVVRQLIEKPQGGAFTRVMVPVFDDPPNATGPRRRLGSLLLDFEPDNALLQRLPRLQPPSVSATDSMRPLFIFLLVGVASGLLMAAITAVPVRRLDRALTKFRAGGFRGRLDAERLGLGSGLESAVSAINEMGGRLEALDSRGREREALLATLSQSLEEGMLAIDERGRPVAWNAAALRILGVPAEGADDAAIKDALARHPELAIGWSAGSVHPARGVEIVRDGGEPTPVQVTEVPFEPRPGASGTLVLLRDLGTLQKVEAHLLEAGRFAVLAHLAGSLAHEIRNPLHSIGLNAGVVQQYVGEATALPSRRAMSESLHTIQEETRRLTELLNNYLGLLRSAPEPAEVDVRDTCKRVMQLLSYAAMKARVDLRLESDGELPPVFGVPDRLQQAVLNLVLNAIQAMPQGGRVVLHVGASGGLVRVSVTDSGPGLPQELAEKLFDTRVTTKPGGSGLGLPLVRMIAEAHGGSVWYRSDAGQGATFTLVLPSAREAA; this is encoded by the coding sequence GTGAGGGTCCCGCTCTCCCTCCGCATTTTCGTCCTCAATGCGGCGTTCACGGTGGGGGTCGGCGCCCTGGCCTTCGTCATGGTGCGGGAGTCGTTCCAGACCTACTACCGCAGCTGGGAGCAGAGCCTCGCGACGCGACCGGCCGAGCAGCTCTTCGAGGGGACCGCGAACGAGATCGCGCGCGCCCTTCTCCTTCGCCTGGAGCGCGAGCCGGAGGTCAAGGACCGCGACGGCGATCGCATCGTCATGGGCTTGAACGCGATCCTTCGAGAGATTCCGAGCATCCGGTCGTTCCTCGTCGTCGACCGGGACAAGAGGATCCAATACGCGAACGATCCGAGCGTGGTCGATCTCGCGTTCACCGGACCGGAGCGATCGTCGCTCTTCGCCTCCGACCAGGTCGTCCGGCAGCTGATCGAGAAGCCGCAGGGCGGAGCGTTCACCCGCGTCATGGTGCCGGTCTTCGACGACCCGCCGAACGCGACCGGACCGAGACGGCGTCTCGGATCGTTGCTCCTCGACTTCGAACCCGACAACGCGCTCCTCCAGCGGCTTCCGCGCCTGCAGCCGCCTTCGGTCTCGGCGACCGACTCGATGAGGCCGCTCTTCATCTTTCTCCTCGTCGGCGTCGCCTCGGGCTTGCTCATGGCGGCCATCACGGCGGTTCCGGTACGCCGCCTCGATCGTGCGCTCACGAAATTCCGCGCGGGCGGCTTCCGCGGGCGGCTCGATGCGGAGCGCCTCGGTCTCGGAAGCGGGCTCGAATCGGCGGTGTCGGCGATCAACGAGATGGGGGGCCGGCTCGAGGCGCTCGACTCGCGAGGCCGCGAGCGGGAAGCGCTCCTCGCGACCCTTTCGCAGTCTCTCGAAGAGGGCATGCTCGCGATCGACGAGAGGGGACGGCCCGTCGCCTGGAACGCGGCGGCGCTGCGCATCCTCGGCGTTCCCGCGGAGGGAGCGGACGATGCCGCGATCAAGGATGCGCTCGCACGCCATCCGGAGCTGGCGATCGGCTGGTCGGCCGGGTCGGTTCATCCCGCGCGCGGGGTCGAGATCGTCCGGGACGGGGGAGAGCCGACGCCCGTTCAGGTCACGGAGGTCCCGTTCGAGCCGCGGCCCGGGGCCTCGGGAACGCTCGTCCTCCTACGGGATCTCGGTACGCTCCAGAAGGTCGAAGCGCATCTGCTCGAGGCGGGCCGATTCGCCGTCCTGGCGCACCTCGCGGGATCGCTCGCGCATGAGATCCGGAATCCGCTCCACTCGATCGGCCTGAACGCCGGCGTCGTTCAGCAGTACGTCGGCGAGGCGACGGCCCTCCCGTCTCGGCGGGCGATGTCCGAGTCGCTCCACACGATCCAGGAAGAGACGCGCCGGCTCACCGAGCTCCTCAACAACTACCTCGGCCTCCTCCGCTCGGCCCCGGAGCCCGCCGAAGTCGACGTGCGCGACACGTGCAAGCGCGTCATGCAGCTCCTCTCCTACGCGGCGATGAAGGCGCGTGTCGACCTCCGCCTCGAATCGGACGGCGAGCTCCCGCCGGTCTTCGGTGTTCCCGACCGTCTCCAGCAAGCGGTCTTGAACCTCGTGCTCAACGCGATCCAGGCGATGCCGCAAGGAGGCCGTGTCGTCCTCCACGTCGGCGCCTCGGGCGGGCTCGTCCGCGTGAGCGTGACCGACAGCGGGCCGGGGCTGCCCCAGGAGCTCGCGGAAAAGCTCTTCGACACGAGGGTGACGACGAAGCCGGGAGGGTCGGGCCTCGGGCTCCCGCTCGTCCGCATGATCGCCGAAGCGCACGGCGGAAGCGTCTGGTACCGCTCGGACGCGGGCCAGGGAGCGACGTTCACGCTCGTGCTCCCGTCGGCGCGCGAAGCGGCGTAG
- a CDS encoding CarD family transcriptional regulator, with translation MDFKVGDKVVYPNHGVGVIEQVTKKSVGDIVSSFYCLRIISTDSTVMVPVGNTIAVGLRKVLTKREVNRVMDVLRTGDVATYDDWKGRFQANSEKMRTGDIHAVAEVLKSLTVLAEIKPLSYRERKMLDRARFLLVSELAEAGNKAPDRVETEIDSALNDSVRGAKVKTAH, from the coding sequence TTGGACTTCAAGGTAGGTGACAAGGTCGTCTATCCGAACCACGGCGTGGGCGTCATCGAACAAGTCACGAAGAAATCGGTCGGTGACATCGTTTCGTCGTTCTATTGCCTCCGCATCATCTCCACCGACAGCACGGTCATGGTTCCCGTCGGCAACACGATCGCCGTCGGGCTCCGCAAGGTGCTGACGAAGCGCGAGGTGAATCGAGTCATGGATGTCCTCCGGACGGGGGACGTCGCGACGTACGACGACTGGAAGGGGCGCTTCCAGGCCAACTCCGAAAAGATGCGGACCGGCGATATTCACGCCGTCGCCGAGGTCTTGAAGAGCCTGACAGTACTCGCCGAGATCAAGCCGCTGTCTTACCGCGAGCGGAAGATGCTCGATCGCGCGCGGTTTCTTCTCGTCTCGGAACTCGCCGAGGCCGGGAACAAAGCGCCCGATCGCGTCGAGACCGAGATCGACAGCGCCCTGAACGATTCCGTGCGCGGCGCGAAGGTCAAGACCGCTCACTGA
- the pepF gene encoding oligoendopeptidase F: protein MTVSPAIEETWRLTDLYPSDDAFWDEKARVDRALPGLGRFRDGLTASAAGLAEALETIWGDAKTLARLHAYASMKSDGDLRVAAHQRMRQEIEISLTELSRQTSYIRPEILAAPDGLVERLLSEETRLQPFAPFLRNLIRQKRHVLSPPEERLLAEAGLVLGGPSQIFGVLNNAEMPRATIELAGGESVTLTPAVLSVVRTSSLRDDRTAASRAYFAGYVDFQGTFGSNLFEAVKAHVFRARARHYESCVAATLDGDHIPVAVYTNLIEQVRRHLPTLHRYFHLRARALGLDRLTYFDLHCPLIAGPKREYGVDAAKSLVGEALEPLGAEYGRALRRGFDDRWTDWRPAPGKRSGAYATGAAYDVHPYMLLNFNGDFESVSTLAHEAGHAMHSHFSNRAQHYACADYSIFVAEVASTFNEALLIEKLIAEAAGREERVFLLGHSLDGIRATLFRQTFFAEFELEIHRAVERGEALTGEALSARFLDLVRVYQGHDEGACEVDPLFAIEWACIPHFYYDFYVYQYATGIVAATSLAHDVLHERDGARDRYLAFLASGASDYPLELLRRAGVDLESPTPYEATFRAMDAKLDALEAALDA, encoded by the coding sequence ATGACGGTCTCCCCCGCGATCGAGGAAACCTGGCGGCTCACCGACCTCTACCCCTCGGACGACGCGTTCTGGGACGAGAAGGCGCGGGTCGACCGGGCGCTCCCCGGGCTCGGCCGGTTCCGGGACGGCCTGACGGCGTCGGCGGCGGGTCTCGCGGAGGCCCTCGAGACGATCTGGGGCGACGCCAAGACGCTGGCCCGCCTCCACGCCTACGCGTCGATGAAATCGGACGGCGATCTCCGGGTCGCCGCCCACCAGCGCATGCGCCAAGAGATCGAGATCTCGCTCACCGAGCTTTCCCGGCAGACCTCCTACATCCGGCCCGAGATCCTGGCGGCTCCTGACGGGCTCGTGGAGCGGCTTCTCTCGGAGGAGACGCGCCTCCAGCCGTTCGCTCCGTTCCTCCGGAATCTGATCCGCCAGAAGCGGCACGTTCTCTCGCCGCCCGAGGAGCGCCTCCTCGCGGAGGCCGGCCTCGTCCTCGGCGGCCCGAGCCAGATCTTCGGCGTCCTCAACAACGCGGAGATGCCCCGCGCGACGATCGAGCTCGCCGGCGGCGAATCGGTCACCCTGACCCCGGCGGTTCTCTCGGTCGTGCGGACGTCCTCGCTCCGTGACGACCGCACCGCGGCGTCGCGCGCGTACTTCGCCGGGTACGTCGACTTCCAGGGAACCTTCGGCTCGAACCTCTTCGAGGCGGTCAAAGCGCACGTCTTCCGCGCGCGGGCGCGGCACTACGAGTCGTGCGTGGCCGCGACGCTCGACGGCGACCACATCCCCGTCGCCGTGTACACGAACCTCATCGAGCAGGTGCGGCGCCACCTGCCGACGCTCCACCGTTACTTCCATCTTCGGGCGCGGGCGCTCGGGCTCGACCGGCTCACCTACTTCGACCTGCACTGCCCACTCATCGCCGGGCCGAAGCGCGAGTACGGCGTCGACGCGGCGAAGAGCCTCGTCGGCGAGGCGCTCGAGCCCCTTGGAGCCGAGTACGGCCGCGCGCTCCGCCGCGGGTTCGACGATCGCTGGACCGACTGGCGACCGGCTCCCGGAAAACGGTCCGGCGCGTACGCGACCGGCGCCGCCTACGACGTCCACCCGTACATGCTCCTCAACTTCAACGGCGACTTCGAGAGCGTGAGCACCCTCGCCCACGAGGCCGGCCATGCGATGCACTCTCACTTCAGCAACCGCGCGCAGCACTACGCCTGCGCCGACTACAGCATCTTCGTCGCCGAGGTCGCATCGACCTTCAACGAGGCGCTGCTCATCGAGAAGCTGATCGCCGAGGCCGCCGGTCGCGAGGAGCGCGTCTTCCTCCTCGGCCACTCGCTCGACGGCATCCGCGCCACGCTCTTCCGGCAGACGTTTTTCGCCGAGTTCGAGCTCGAGATCCATCGCGCGGTCGAGCGCGGCGAGGCGCTCACCGGCGAGGCCCTGTCGGCCCGATTCCTCGACCTTGTACGGGTCTACCAGGGGCACGACGAGGGCGCCTGCGAGGTCGATCCCCTCTTCGCGATCGAGTGGGCGTGCATCCCCCACTTCTATTACGACTTCTACGTCTATCAGTACGCGACCGGGATCGTCGCCGCGACGAGCCTCGCGCACGACGTCCTCCACGAGCGGGACGGTGCGCGCGACCGCTACCTCGCCTTCCTCGCGAGCGGTGCTTCGGACTACCCGCTCGAGCTCTTGCGCCGCGCCGGGGTCGATCTCGAGTCCCCCACTCCTTACGAGGCGACGTTCCGCGCGATGGACGCGAAGCTCGACGCGCTCGAGGCCGCCCTAGACGCCTGA
- a CDS encoding metallophosphoesterase — protein MSRIFAIADLHLSTSGAKPMDIFGPEWTDHAERMARAWDETVRDEDRVLLPGDLSWARDLAEAQGDLAWIGRRPGSKYLLRGNHDSWWKSAAQVRNALPPRCFALQNDAYDLGDAVLVGARGWTAPDDPIATPEDGPVFLRELERLRLSIADADRRLDRALPRIAMLHFPPWLAGRPPTDLVATMQKGGIEVCVYGHLHGADHARATTGERDGIVYQLVASDAVGFTPVPVAVTLRGRNRPGGPP, from the coding sequence ATGTCGCGGATCTTCGCGATCGCCGATCTTCATCTCTCCACGTCGGGGGCCAAGCCGATGGACATTTTCGGCCCCGAGTGGACCGATCACGCCGAGCGGATGGCGCGCGCGTGGGACGAGACCGTTCGCGACGAGGACCGCGTCCTGCTCCCGGGCGACCTCTCGTGGGCGCGCGATCTCGCCGAAGCGCAGGGCGACCTCGCCTGGATCGGCCGGAGGCCGGGGAGCAAGTACCTCCTGCGCGGAAATCACGATTCCTGGTGGAAGAGCGCCGCGCAGGTCCGGAACGCGCTTCCACCGCGATGCTTCGCCCTCCAGAACGACGCGTACGATCTCGGCGACGCGGTCCTCGTCGGCGCCCGGGGATGGACGGCGCCGGACGATCCCATCGCCACCCCCGAGGACGGTCCGGTTTTCCTTCGCGAGCTCGAGCGGCTCAGGCTGTCGATCGCCGACGCGGACCGCCGACTCGACCGTGCGCTGCCGCGGATCGCCATGCTGCACTTTCCGCCGTGGCTCGCGGGCCGGCCCCCGACCGATCTCGTCGCGACGATGCAAAAGGGAGGGATCGAGGTCTGCGTCTACGGCCACCTTCACGGCGCCGACCATGCCCGCGCGACGACCGGCGAGCGGGATGGAATCGTCTACCAGCTCGTCGCCTCGGATGCGGTCGGCTTCACGCCGGTGCCGGTCGCGGTTACACTGCGCGGCCGAAACCGCCCAGGAGGTCCCCCGTGA
- a CDS encoding DUF2752 domain-containing protein — translation MNWRAASRLDRQTVWLWAFAAAGAIALRPVWLAAARLAPACLWHAWTGLPCPGCGTTRALVHLLNGEVAAGFAMNPLAALGAAGFVAGGLLAPLWLVLGGGIPVVPHRPHPAFLAGAAAAVALNWAWLVASGV, via the coding sequence ATGAACTGGCGCGCCGCGAGCCGGCTCGACCGCCAGACCGTGTGGCTGTGGGCGTTCGCGGCGGCCGGCGCCATAGCGCTCCGCCCGGTCTGGCTCGCCGCGGCACGGCTCGCGCCCGCATGTCTGTGGCACGCGTGGACCGGACTTCCATGTCCGGGCTGCGGCACTACCCGGGCCTTGGTCCATCTCCTCAACGGCGAGGTGGCCGCGGGATTCGCGATGAACCCGCTGGCCGCGCTCGGCGCGGCGGGCTTCGTGGCCGGAGGCTTGTTGGCCCCTCTGTGGCTCGTGCTCGGCGGCGGGATTCCGGTCGTCCCGCATCGCCCGCATCCGGCGTTCCTCGCGGGCGCCGCCGCGGCGGTCGCTCTGAACTGGGCCTGGCTCGTGGCCTCAGGCGTCTAG